The following are encoded together in the Daucus carota subsp. sativus chromosome 5, DH1 v3.0, whole genome shotgun sequence genome:
- the LOC108221055 gene encoding putative F-box protein At1g46984, with protein sequence MVKNGKAKKRYHKPPKPQHHSTPSAAEKNKTITVKTLPADLVLEILYRTQVKALVRCKCVSKSWYALINHPTFIQKHLDFNTSRNTLLICNFGCDNKLGKNSQFNDYSRRLIGLLRVTGPPIPLLRVDRHFTNRPNYPKKINFLDFSKRMFISGSINGIVCLAHYEEMSGRFVALWNPSTHYWSPIALKNWDNMSVGFGFDALQSDYKVICIVPETRFENLGWSRVEIYSTNRGSWENVDGKDIIPFWPNSGLQPCYFIVKGVPYWIGTDVQGRVAYSSILGRIDPVTGLYKKVMYPSHLENEGRVTRVLVNYLKWKDSVAIVVLFPGGDPNQMVDLYVLLDEDTSDWTKMYSLVPPSLLSDFEGTRVPQCFSTGEIVFEMWTQNPDIVQNLDHCICDLETGRVFRNNEIEALNPFWHESYSHVESLVCVKGMIQIGKEHKDKKSSPKMKNWTEFLSKEFESVLHL encoded by the exons ATGGTGAAAAATGGAaaagcaaagaaaagatatcACAAACCCCCCAAACCCCAACATCACTCAACCCCATCAGCAGCTGAGAAGAACAAAACCATCACTGTAAAGACACTTCCAGCAGATCTTGTTCTTGAAATACTCTACAGGACTCAAGTTAAGGCACTTGTAAGATGTAAGTGTGTTTCGAAATCATGGTATGCTCTTATTAATCACCCTACATTTATACAAAAGCACCTTGACTTCAACACTTCAAGAAACACACTGCTTATATGTAATTTTGGCTGTGATAATAAGTTAGGAAAAAACAGTCAGTTTAATGATTATAGTCGTAGACTCATTGGTTTGTTAAGGGTAACCGGGCCTCCCATTCCGCTCCTTCGAGTTGATAGACACTTTACTAATAGGCCTAATTACcccaagaaaattaattttcttgatttttccaAGAGAATGTTTATTTCTGGGTCAATTAATGGCATTGTTTGTTTAGCTCATTACGAAGAAATGTCGGGGCGTTTTGTTGCTTTATGGAACCCGAGTACTCATTATTGGAGTCCGATTGCTCTTAAGAATTGGGATAATATGTCggttggttttggttttgatgCGCTGCAAAGTGATTACAAAGTTATATGCATTGTTCCTGAAACTCGCTTTGAGAATTTAGGATGGTCTCGGGTTGAGATTTACTCTACAAACCGGGGTTCTTGGGAAAATGTTGACGGAAAAGACATCATTCCATTCTGGCCTAATTCTGGTTTGCAACCTTGTTATTTTATCGTCAAAGGTGTTCCATATTGGATAGGGACTGATGTACAGGGGAGAGTTGCATATTCAAGTATTTTGGGGAGAATTGATCCTGTTACGGGGCTGTATAAGAAAGTAATGTATCCCAGCCATCTCGAGAATGAGGGTCGTGTGACTCGTGTGTTGGTGAATTATTTGAAATGGAAAGATTCAGTTGCTATTGTAGTTCTTTTCCCAGGTGGGGATCCGAATCAGATGGTCGATTTGTATGTGCTGCTGGATGAGGACACATCTGACTGGACAAAGATGTATAGTCTTGTGCCACCCAGTTTGCTAAGTGATTTTGAAGGTACACGGGTTCCTCAGTGCTTTAGCACAGGTGAGATTGTATTTGAGATGTGGACACAGAACCCGGATATTGTTCAGAATCTGGATCATTGTATATGTGACCTTGAAACTGGTCGTGTGTTCCGTAacaatgaaattgaggcattaAATCCATTTTGGCACGAGTCATACAGTCATGTAGAGAGCCTAGTATGTGTCAAGGGAATGATACAGATTGGAAAGGAGCACAAAGACAAAAAGAGTAGCCCTAAGATGAAGAACTG GACTGAATTTTTGTCGAAAGAATTTGAATCGGTGTTACATCTTTAA